AGTTCTATTCAGGGAGAGCCCGAAAGAACCTGTAATACTAAATGAATCCAGTCTTCAAATAGGTTACCAACTCAATGAAAACAATCTCAAGGCTATAACCAAGGCTCTTGATGATAATCTTCCGGTATTAGCTAAAAGTTTTCACCAAAGACAAAGGGATCAGCTAAAACAGCTGGTCCTTTCAGGTGTGGAGGAAAGAAAGACTTCGTTAAACGAATCAATCCAACAAGCGGAGTATACTCTCGATAGTCTGAACAGACAAATCTTCGAACTGTCCAGAAACCGTAATCTTGATAGACACATACTGACACTGCTGGAAAAGCCAATCGTCCCGCTAAACAAAAAGATAATCGATGAATACACTAATGTTAAAAAGCTGGTTCCAGGATTGTACCAGTCAATCCAGTTTGATGAACGGTGCATAAGAGCCAAGACTCACCAGGTTGATATCAATGTCGACGGTGAGGAATTCAATATCGGTATTCTTCTGATAGAACTCGATCTATCTAAAGGACAGGCTAAAATCAACAACCTGACAAACACTGTCAATGGTTATCCTCATCCGCATGTAAACGACAATTCAGAGGTTTGCCTGGGTAATATATCAGCAGGGTTACGCCAGATGCTGGGTGAGTACGAAATCTACGGAGCACTTGAGCTTCTACACAAGTTCATCCACGAATACAATGAGGATGATGCTTACCAGAAGATACAGTTTTGGAACGACCCGGACTACTGTGAAGAAAGTGATGAATACGAACGATGCCGGGAAGGCGGAAGCTATGGCTGGGACTGTGTCAATTGCGGTGATAGTGATTGCCCCTATTATGACAATGCTGAAGAGGACTGTTACGAAGGCGTGGAGAATCCAATAACTTGCATGATGTGTTCATGTACAAGCTGCTGCTATTACAAAAACGTCGAAGATGCTTGCCGTGAGTCTAATGCTGATAAATGTTCCAACTGTAATATCGAGGATTGCAAATATCAAGGAGTCCCCAATGAAACAGCCTGAATTCACAGTACATATCGATGCTAATGCCTGGGCAAAATTTCAGCATTGGGTAGGACTGGCTAATCAGGATGAAGTTAGTGCTTTGGGGCTAATTGATGAAGTTAAGAATAACGGTAGAACAACCGGGCTCTTTGTTTCTGAAATATATCTCGTTGAGCAAACAGTCAATGGTGCGGAAACCACTCTTGATGATAAAGCCGTGGCTAACCTGATGATTCAGCTTGCGACTGAAGAAATCGATGGTTCACGCCTGAAGTGCTGGATACACAGCCATGCAGGAATGACAGCCTTTTGGTCAACTACTGACGATGAGTGCTGTGCAATACTGGCTAATGGTTCTTATTCGGTGTCAATCGTTACAAATATCCGTGGTGACATACTGACCAGACTGGATGTTTATCATCCGTGTCATTTAATACTGGATAAAGTCCTGACCCAGATTCATTACCCGTGTTCCAAAGAGCTGGAGGAACTTTACACTGCCGAATTTGAAGCCAAGGTAAATAAAACAGGTATAGTCGTTAAAAAGAATGACCGGTTTGTGCCTACTATGGATTTTACATGTGAGGAGGAACTGGAGCTTGCCTTTGAGCAGGGAACTATCAACATGGAAGAATACCAGCAATTATCCGGGTATTCAATATTTGACGATTTATAGGAGTACAAATGGATGATAAATACATTCGTCAGCAGGAACTGGTAAACCAGGAGAAGCTGGCAAACCTGCACGTAACAATAATCGGCTGTGGAGCAGTAGGAAGTTTCACAGCCTTATCTTTGTGTAAGATGGGAGTTGGTCAGTTAACTCTTATTGACCCGGATGAAGTGAATATTGAGAACCTGCCGAATCAGTTTTTCAGAGAAGACGACATAGGTGAAAAGAAAGTGGCCGCCTGTATGGAGATTCTCAAAGACTTTAATAACCAGGTAGATGTTGAAATACTTCCTCGACCATTCATCAAACAGAAACTGGAATCTGATATTGTCATATCAGCCGTTGATTCCATGACTATTCGCAAGCGTATCTGGAAGTCAGTGATTACTCACAGAACGGTGAAGCTTCTGATTGATCCGAGAATGGCGGCACAGGTGATACAGGTTTACTCGGTAAAGCCGGGTGTTCCCAACGGATCTAAAGCTTATGAGGCAACATTGATCGATGACTCTGAAACTCTTGAGGAACGCTGCACTGCTCGGTCTATTATCTATTCGGTTCTGCCTTTAGCGGGATTGGTCTGCAGGCAAGTTGCCGCGTATGCCAATGATGATTGGATTGAACCTGTGATAACACTCGACTTGAAAACACTAACGCTTATAAGAAAGGGAGTTCAAATATGATAAAAGCATGGAAAACGATTATAACTGTTGTCTCCGAAATCATTCGTCGCCTTGTATGCAGGAGGTAGCCGATGAAGGAAAATGATGTTGAAGAACTGGCTAAGTCGGTGGGGAATCTTGTTGAGAAGATATTGAAGATTGTCTTGAGCAAGCAGGATAAGCCTGAAGATAAGGATGACGATTCTGATTAAAAAGAACGGGGAGTCAAAATGGCTCCCCGTTATAAATCTTGTGTTTTTTTTCTTTTACTTAAGCAGCAACATTTTCTTTGTTTCAACAAAATCACCGGCATGAATCTTATAGAAGAAAATCCCAGAACTTAAATTATTTGAATTCCAAACCACTTGATGATATCCTGCAGATTTTTCGCTATCGACCAAAATTTTAACCTGACGACCTAATATGTCATAAATCTTTATGACAACGTGTGCCGATTTAGGGAGCCCATAGTTAATTGTAGATTGGGAATTAAATGGATTAGGAAAATTCTGACTCAACGAAAATGCGTCAGGGATTGGTAGCACGTTCTCGTCATCAATATCTGTAGGAATAAAAATATAATAACCTTCATCGGGACCGCCATAATCACTTTCTCTCCCGCCTGAATTGTCTATGGCAGCTTTTACCCAATAGTAATACACTGTGTCAGAAAACTCCGGTACATCATCAAACGATAATTCCGTTTGCCAATTCCCAAGTTCTATCTTTGTCCCATCTAAGGAATTGGCGCGAAATACTTTATAATAGTTAGCGTTTGGCACAATATCCCAATGGATATAAATTAATACTTCTAAACCATCACTAGCCGAAATACCAGTGGGTACCTCTAATGGTAGAAATGCACGATACCCTTGAACATATGAACTGAAATCGCTTTCACGAGTGCCACTGTTTGTGGCGGCGGCTTTCAACGTGTAATAATAGGCTGCACCCGGCAAGGCAGTATTATCTATAAAGGAATTTGATGTTTGCCATTCGCTTGTCAATTCTAACTCGGGCGGATACTCATCTGGGCCATTTGAACGATATACCCGATATACCGCATTATATGGTCCGCCTACTAAATCATATGAAACATGATTCCAAGACAAATGAACACCGTCGGACTGATCTGATGAAGCAGTTAATCCATCAGGAGGTGAAAGGATATCACCAACATTTCTTAACATCGGGTAGCTGTTATTCTCATCTATTGCCCAAACGCTGATAAAATCCCAGTTTGTATTGTATTGAGTTGTGAAAGTTGACTCTTGCATCATTTCGGATGTTATTTCTCCATGGGAATTTATAATTGTGCAACTACCATCATAATATGCCTCATCACAACCTGTAACTTGCGTATCCCAGAAACATTTTGAGATAGTTCCATTACAACGGCCAGCAATTCCTCCTTTTTCGCTATCATAAATTGGTCCAGCAGCATAGCATTCTTCTATAGTACCGCCTTCGAACCAGCCTACAATTCCTCCATTAAATGTGTCTCCGTTCAATGTGCCAATAAAGCTGCAATTCTTGATTAAGCCGCTATGGTTCCACCCGACGATGCCTCCATTACCCCAATCCCGGCCATCAATAGTACCATTAATATAAACGCATCCAATAATACTGTCATAGTTTCCGCCAGCGATGCCGCCGTTATAATCCTCCCTTCCATTAATACGGCAGTCGACAAGACAAAACTCGACAAGAGCATTATTGCCTGAACCTTCGCCGGTCACACCTACAATACCACCGACATTTTCTACATTAGCACGCAAATAGATTCCATGACTATCATCATGGTCAGTTACGGTGCACTGGCTGATAACACCTGTGTTTTCGCCTGTTATACCCCCAATTCTACTGCGTCCCCGGATGGAACCTCCTCCCGAGACTGACGCAGTAACCGTACAGTTAATAATGGAACCCTCGTTAAAACCAGCAAATGCACCGACGTATCTATAACCTCTGATTTCGGGGTCTAGCAAAGTTATGTCCTTTACAACTCCTCTATGATCAATTATTGAGAACAGACCTATATAAGATTCTGTTTCTCTATCTATTTGTAAATCGCTTATGCTATAGCCTTGTCCATCAAAGGTGCCCCTGAAGTAGTATTCAGGATTGCTGCCAATTGGAACGAAATCGAACCATGAAAGATTAATATCATTCATCAAAAGGTAATAAGCGTCTCTAGGATATGCTCCTCCTGTAGATATTAATTGTAATTGATTTTCATCATAAATCCTAACTGTATCCACATTCTCATATTGTTCAATAGCAAAATACTCGTCACTCATATCGCTTACTGAATTATCAAGGGAACTTATTTTTATTTGATAATCCGAGCCTTCAGATTGTTCGTATGGAATGAACCATGAATAGTAACCATCGTTAGTTGTTGAATCAGCAATTGGGTTGTCATAATTTCCACCATTATACAAATCAATTTTAATATATTCACCGATATTACCTTCGAAATCCCAAGCAATGTGTACTGCGCTTCCTCTAAACCAAGACTCGCCACCATTTGGCGAAATAACCGTGATAGACCTGATATCATCATCGGCGGGGACTATACCATGATAACATCTATCGTTCTCCGGTGAACCAGGGTATAAATTATCAACAGTATACCAGGTATTATGACCATCGGCCCAGCCATAGTTAAAATGTAGCTGATTTTCCCCGCCGGAAATCCTCCATCCATCACATACTATTGCATGGCCACCCCAACCTGATTGATAAATTCTATAAAGTAACGGTCGCTCCAAATCGAGTTCTGCACTGATTATATTAAACCAACTGTCCGCCGTATGGTCAGGTCGGCTTTCTTGGTCTATTTCATTAGAATACCTAAAATATTTAGGCAACACAGAAACGCAATGGCTTGTATATGCCCCCGAACCACTAACATGGTAATCCAT
This genomic window from Candidatus Zixiibacteriota bacterium contains:
- a CDS encoding ThiF family adenylyltransferase; its protein translation is MDDKYIRQQELVNQEKLANLHVTIIGCGAVGSFTALSLCKMGVGQLTLIDPDEVNIENLPNQFFREDDIGEKKVAACMEILKDFNNQVDVEILPRPFIKQKLESDIVISAVDSMTIRKRIWKSVITHRTVKLLIDPRMAAQVIQVYSVKPGVPNGSKAYEATLIDDSETLEERCTARSIIYSVLPLAGLVCRQVAAYANDDWIEPVITLDLKTLTLIRKGVQI
- a CDS encoding C10 family peptidase, with amino-acid sequence MLNLKEEKEMKKISLLLTVIFLLIASAISAGNVSLYVSTNVAQNWLNFHSRNLEENWNGAINPQIDECRYLISDLDTMAYVFLINPSGYIVVAKYNEIVPVIAYSTTEQLDINSDYSFAKILQADLLKRNKLVKDFLTGQITLDDNPNGMPAIEINWQKWDIWSLDTRAFESQYNNYFPDNIMDVDPLLESTWHQGEPYYNLCPIGNGGERCVVGCVATATAQIMRYWQWPPAGDSSHIYLWDGDGNEPGYNLIGDFSDPYDWSNILLDYSGGYNNDQAFAVAELCYEVGVGYEMDYHVSGSGAYTSHCVSVLPKYFRYSNEIDQESRPDHTADSWFNIISAELDLERPLLYRIYQSGWGGHAIVCDGWRISGGENQLHFNYGWADGHNTWYTVDNLYPGSPENDRCYHGIVPADDDIRSITVISPNGGESWFRGSAVHIAWDFEGNIGEYIKIDLYNGGNYDNPIADSTTNDGYYSWFIPYEQSEGSDYQIKISSLDNSVSDMSDEYFAIEQYENVDTVRIYDENQLQLISTGGAYPRDAYYLLMNDINLSWFDFVPIGSNPEYYFRGTFDGQGYSISDLQIDRETESYIGLFSIIDHRGVVKDITLLDPEIRGYRYVGAFAGFNEGSIINCTVTASVSGGGSIRGRSRIGGITGENTGVISQCTVTDHDDSHGIYLRANVENVGGIVGVTGEGSGNNALVEFCLVDCRINGREDYNGGIAGGNYDSIIGCVYINGTIDGRDWGNGGIVGWNHSGLIKNCSFIGTLNGDTFNGGIVGWFEGGTIEECYAAGPIYDSEKGGIAGRCNGTISKCFWDTQVTGCDEAYYDGSCTIINSHGEITSEMMQESTFTTQYNTNWDFISVWAIDENNSYPMLRNVGDILSPPDGLTASSDQSDGVHLSWNHVSYDLVGGPYNAVYRVYRSNGPDEYPPELELTSEWQTSNSFIDNTALPGAAYYYTLKAAATNSGTRESDFSSYVQGYRAFLPLEVPTGISASDGLEVLIYIHWDIVPNANYYKVFRANSLDGTKIELGNWQTELSFDDVPEFSDTVYYYWVKAAIDNSGGRESDYGGPDEGYYIFIPTDIDDENVLPIPDAFSLSQNFPNPFNSQSTINYGLPKSAHVVIKIYDILGRQVKILVDSEKSAGYHQVVWNSNNLSSGIFFYKIHAGDFVETKKMLLLK